The proteins below are encoded in one region of Phaeodactylum tricornutum CCAP 1055/1 chromosome 3, complete sequence:
- a CDS encoding predicted protein, which yields MAASRFLLVVLALLGSSVTAFFAPSRPKASFGSSVSRSTVAARMSPATIERESVKVGAPAVLDRPAEKTRVDEPVKERKGMGHEAWEVRIYNDGLNTREHVARSLVQVTGMSEMEAYQTMMQAHQNGIAVVGRWVYEVAEMYHDALQNNGIVCDIVPVEEE from the coding sequence ATGGCTGCTTCTCGATTTCTCCTAGTTGTCCTCGCCCTCTTGGGATCTTCGGTCACTGCTTTCTTTGCGCCGTCGAGACCGAAGGCGTCCTTTGGTTCCTCTGTATCTCGTTCTACTGTCGCTGCTAGAATGTCACCAGCAACGATTGAACGGGAGTCTGTCAAGGTAGGCGCGCCTGCAGTCTTGGATCGTCCTGCCGAGAAGACCCGGGTCGATGAACCTGTCAAGGAACGGAAAGGGATGGGCCACGAAGCCTGGGAAGTCCGAATCTATAACGACGGACTGAATACAAGAGAACATGTTGCGCGCTCCCTCGTACAAGTCACTGGGATGTCCGAAATGGAAGCATATCAAACAATGATGCAAGCTCACCAGAACGGTATTGCTGTTGTCGGACGGTGGGTCTACGAAGTTGCGGAAATGTATCACGACGCATTGCAAAACAATGGGATTGTGTGTGATATTGTGCCGGTGGAGGAAGAATGA
- a CDS encoding predicted protein: MTVRLCLQLYLWLLGCTARSLSQKLRGNPWMGVVEPSFRTNSGRRLGSFEWEIDLLDGFPFLNNITDTKQIEFSYWFTGNASLPGRSFDIVLLEKDCRTASVVSPQGRGLFLDSEEIYDQGIDVIVGVDLTSIASSSFYNRTSQLSAAIEFCLRVDYQSAGESVNFHETTVSVSVDLTAGFRLQSISTERNEEAVVSESVACEVNAYFCDDSYTDTGTPRLAQGDVFQACIASTGQFVIKDIVSAQLDQGQDNQTTGVRDDLAIDYEVVDPLTVISCSLGRCNIKTQMRTKYFSENNPISVRLSGLALCGFGSTPAAYCASSVKPVIGENSEFLIYPVALSLHDYDNSDEYESVVISWSTQGTSAEPFVEFAVAPPGVSITLANRELTLRGNAQDIEDAVANLKVRPGQDNGEDIDIRVKATAMDRNGLMATAECGFRIPVDPFVFGILRLDSPFPSDISIRAFEDTAIELSGISIEFSGYDTDGSEVAYIEIEASSIPEGSVLLSNGIVQTTIVDGFLRLPMEAGSSLKIKPPRNYSGEITLSVRGAITDACIRISQYTVSNSVLVATIPQKLSIQVEPVADAIMWTTVYAIEDNGAVPFGAILANRQSGIRLNDIAQGKGNNPEPETILQIVISVPPDSNEVTYLVSGTFVPQSDGIVTGEGTGVVSFDLQRRTFTIRSSLLTNRVNLAAADQETREQADKDIRATLAAFYVEIGPTHTDIDGDLSVTVTTLDVQMGFFDTTDVTFKPIKLQAVADQPSITVQSAAQIVSEDGDLVPLYFTVGRSADEDGSENLKVLISVPLDELGPIGSITGSLPVGVLVINEGPGLYLISSSATTPIGQETSLNQLFDGQIKFHPRNNFSGQYLGSNGIRVDVFMEERATNDQLAPVEYGLDGDSKLAKATGFIDIFVLPDADKATVLVKGNAAGMEDKPIPVPLSVTLGDLDGSESYSMEIVDNLPAGAKLLGSTSRELLSEDGVFFLFPIDVESLILLPPLHWSSAKQGDIVLLTNTTTVDISPQSSSSASVYLSIPIKIVGVADKPNTRPVVVHCLEDGTYNLGSSIGDLSGVLVDVSILIRIIVVKKGSPNLLCSFSIQTDGSEVLSLVLSGLPLGVVPQSEESNIQYLGKGRWQVPETAIPSLTLPALPNFSGDNPYTGITINAVSQELDRDQAVSDSWPVTIKVRPVVDGFASWSMSFTTTEGMNEANNGGIDFKSVKNFVLGDEDNSEAVISFTFDFSNLMVNAGIRTRLNQLEGQSAGLEELVSKRMDGEFTFDQESGTVLVLSENIENIKLHSELFLDSNQNFEIPVNALVRDSAVSDGSSVREDKIKSGVLFVIISGTADIPTVFAEPTISGSVGESGIPVRLGGETTDRDVSLGRTQSEDVYYLVSTSSSSISNLFTFSGAGLNNGDGHWTLEKSDLAGLQVYFSPSIGMRNQSEASFDLTAVAVEDDGDWAVNTTTFKVILQPNEAGDTMTIPPLPPLLAIGLNAGLEDTKISLGSISAVVNPDDPTNTTISVAIWSIPPNAKVFGARLNPTTGKWICSAASINSGAVQILPGPDYSGSLMLTIQAIATNHYALSAHSPEQKLEFIVDPVADGAAISISPSSGLEDEMVSLRVSLTELDVDGSERIGHFAYIKMTNGATLIGNYTVVTEYDNDAFIGTFSNAYSLRVPSEEISELSLKPAANWHGTITLEISVPVVERFDDEDGDHVKVARKTHSIEISALADMPDISVPSVTTIGDEDTEIAIAFLAASLTDTIIANGREILSVVISNVPESSTFNSGYNNGDGSWAIPTAALDGLSLLPPEHFAGTVKLTLTAYALELENGSENSQSGDFDINVRPVADPFLMVATSISLQASSGTVDIALNLRLQDTRGDSPGEIPPEIVQLEFQNLPRGIYLRASQGGGVVTTPAGTFVFAGSQAQANALRLLARNATEGTYQIAISGVTVDGDSILSPAVRDSFRLTISPSNQTLPGVELIGTNGADNLTGSIGHDILMGLEGADLMRGGDGMDWLAGGPGADVLTGGNGADVFSWSSLDLDGSVDRITDFAVGQDQLDLVSALNGYNQQLSDISSFLSVTTSNNDAVIWIDIQGGGNFSRFVLLENLAGVSLNELVSNGSILA; encoded by the exons ATGACTGTTAGGTTGTGTCTGCAGCTCTATTTGTGGCTACTTGGCTGCACTGCAAGGTCACTTTCACAGAAGCTTCGTGGAAATCCATGGATGGGAGTGGTGGAACCCTCCTTTCGAACAAATTCAGGTCGGCGTTTGGGATCCTTCGAGTGGGAGATCGATTTGCTTGATGGCTTTCCATTTCTCAACAACATCACGGACACCAAACAAATCGAATTTTCGTATTGGTTCACCGGAAATGCTTCTCTACCTGGAAGATCTTTTGACATTGTCCTCCTAGAAAAAGACTGCAGAACCGCCAGTGTCGTATCGCCTCAAGGCAGAGGGCTATTTCTTGATAGCGAAGAAATTTATGATCAAGGTATAGACGTCATTGTCGGTGTTGATCTTACATCAATTgcatcgtcttcgttttATAATAGAACAAGTCAGCTATCGGCAGCAATTGAGTTCTGTCTTCGGGTTGATTATCAGAGTGCGGGCGAGTCGGTCAACTTTCACGAGACAACAGTATCGGTTTCTGTCGACTTAACCGCCGGTTTTCGACTACAAAGTATTTCTACTGAGCGGAACGAGGAAGCGGTGGTATCCGAAAGTGTCGCCTGCGAAGTCAACGCGTATTTTTGTGACGACTCCTATACCGACACGGGTACGCCGAGGCTTGCGCAGGGTGATGTTTTCCAGGCCTGTATTGCATCGACTGGGCAATTTGTGATCAAAGACATTGTGTCGGCTCAGCTGGATCAAGGTCAAGACAATCAGACAACTGGTGTTCGAGACGACCTTGCTATCGACTACGAAGTTGTCGATCCCCTTACAGTAATATCCTGCAGCTTGGGACGTTGCAATATAAAAACGCAAATGAGGACAAAATACTTTTcagaaaataatccaattTCGGTTCGACTATCG GGGTTGGCTCTGTGTGGCTTCGGATCAACCCCAGCAGCATATTGTGCGTCATCTGTTAAGCCTGTAATTGGAGAAAATTCTGAGTTCTTAATTTACCCTGTTGCTCTCTCCTTGCATGACTATGATAATTCGGACGAGTATGAATCCGTCGTGATAAGCTGGTCGACACAGGGTACCAGTGCTGAACCCTTTGTTGAGTTTGCAGTGGCACCGCCAGGTGTTTCAATCACATTAGCCAACCGAGAGCTCACTTTGCGAGGAAATGCACAAGACATCGAAGATGCTGTCGCAAATTTGAAGGTTCGCCCGGGACAAGACAACGGAGAAGATATCGACATCCGGGTGAAAGCAACAGCAATGGACAGAAATGGTCTAATGGCCACCGCGGAATGCGGCTTTCGTATTCCTGTGGATCCTTTCGTTTTTGGGATTCTGAGGCTTGACTCGCCCTTTCCATCGGATATCAGTATCCGTGCTTTCGAAGATACAGCAATCGAGTTGAGCGGAATATCGATTGAGTTCTCTGGGTATGACACAGACGGCTCCGAGGTGGCTTACATAGAAATTGAAGCTTCTAGCATTCCAGAAGGGTCCGTGCTTCTTTCTAATGGAATCGTGCAAACAACAATTGTTGATGGATTTTTGCGGCTTCCAATGGAAGCAGGGTCGTCACTCAAAATAAAGCCACCAAGGAATTACAGCGGGGAAATTACGCTGTCTGTGCGTGGAGCTATTACTGAT GCATGCATACGCATTTCGCAGTACACTGTTTCAAATTCTGTGCTAGTAGCCACAATTCCACAGAAATTGTCGATTCAAGTGGAGCCTGTTGCTGATGCAATAATGTGGACTACTGTTTATGCAATTGAGGATAATGGTGCGGTTCCGTTTGGCGCGATTCTTGCTAACAGACAGTCGGGGATCCGACTTAACGACATAGCGCAAGGGAAGGGAAACAATCCTGAACCAGAAACAATTCTTCAGATAGTGATATCTGTTCCGCCCGACTCAAACGAAGTCACCTATCTTGTGTCGGGGACGTTTGTACCTCAGTCGGATGGTATTGTCACAGGTGAAGGCACAGGAGTCGTATCTTTTGACCTACAAAGGCGGACCTTCACTATTCGCAGTTCGCTCCTGACGAACCGAGTCAATTTAGCAGCGGCTGATCAGGAAACTCGAGAACAGGCCGATAAAGACATCCGCGCCACCTTAGCAGCCTTTTATGTGGAGATTGGACCGACACACACTGATATCGACGGAGACTTGTCGGTAACTGTAACGACACTTGATGTTCAAATGGGATTCTTCGATACAACTGATGTAACGTTTAAGCCTATCAAGTTGCAGGCTGTTGCTGACCAACCGTCGATTACAGTTCAGAGTGCGGCACAAATTGTAAGCGAGGACGGTGACTTGGTGCCCCTTTATTTTACTGTGGGACGAAGCGCAGACGAAGATGGTTCCGAAAATCTTAAAGTGCTTATCTCTGTGCCGTTGGATGAGCTTGGACCGATCGGCTCTATCACTGGTTCCTTGCCTGTAGGAGTTCTTGTCATCAATGAGGGCCCTGGTCTGTATCTTATTTCTTCGTCAGCGACAACTCCTATCGGACAGGAGACTTCTCTAAATCAACTTTTCGATGGACAGATCAAATTTCATCCCAGAAACAATTTCTCCGGTCAATACCTCGGGTCAAACGGGATACGTGTTGACGTCTTCATGGAAGAGAGAGCTACAAATGATCAGCTTGCCCCTGTAGAATATGGCTTGGATGGAGATTCGAAATTAGCCAAAGCTACCGGATTTATTGATATCTTCGTCTTGCCAGACGCAGATAAGGCAACAGTCCTTGTGAAAGGGAATGCCGCTGGCATGGAAGACAAACCAATACCAGTCCCATTGAGTGTGACTCTGGGGGATCTTGACGGATCCGAAAGCTACTCAATGGAAATTGTTGACAATCTCCCTGCTGGTGCCAAACTTCTCGGTTCAACCAGTCGTGAACTTCTTTCAGAAGATGGAGtttttttcttgttcccAATAGATGTAGAATCTCTCATACTGTTACCACCACTTCACTGGTCAAGTGCAAAGCAAGGTGACATTGTTCTCCTTACAAATACAACAACGGTTGATATAAGCCCTCAATCATCCTCTAGTGCGTCGGTATACCTTTCCATTCCAATCAAGATTGTGGGCGTAGCTGACAAGCCAAATACTCGACCAGTTGTTGTACATTGTTTGGAAGATGGAACTTACAACCTCGGATCATCAATCGGGGATCTAAGTGGGGTCTTGGTTGATGTAAGCATTCTAATCCGTATAATCGTTGTCAAGAAAGGATCCCCTAACCTGCTTTGCTCGTTCTCAATACAGACCGATGGATCCGAAGTACTTTCTCTTGTTTTATCCGGTCTACCACTTGGAGTCGTGCCTCAAAGCGAGGAGAGTAATATACAATATTTAGGGAAGGGACGATGGCAAGTGCCTGAAACAGCGATTCCTTCTCTCACGCTCCCTGCGTTGCCGAACTTCTCCGGAGACAATCCCTACACGGGAATTACTATCAATGCAGTAAGCCAGGAGTTGGACAGGGATCAAGCGGTCTCTGATTCTTGGCCAGTGACAATAAAGGTACGCCCTGTTGTTGATGGGTTTGCTTCTTGGTCGATGTCTTTCACCACGACGGAGGGGATGAACGAGGCAAACAATGGCGGTATAGATTTCAAAAGTGTCAAAAACTTTGTTCTTGGGGATGAGGATAATTCCGAAGCTGTAATTTCGTTTACTTTTGACTTTTCCAACTTAATGGTCAATGCCGGGATCAGAACTCGCCTGAATCAGCTGGAGGGCCAAAGTGCTGGACTCGAGGAGTTAGTGTCAAAAAGAATGGACGGGGAATTTACCTTCGACCAAGAAAGTGGCACGGTATTGGTACTCTCCGAAAATATCGAAAATATCAAGCTCCACTCAGAACTCTTTCTTGATTCAAaccaaaattttgaaatCCCTGTCAATGCGTTAGTTCGAGATTCTGCTGTATCAGACGGAAGTAGCGTTAGGGAAGACAAGATCAAGTCAGGCGTGTTATTTGTCATTATAAGTGGAACCGCTGATATCCCTACGGTGTTTGCAGAGCCGACCATCTCCGGAAGTGTTGGTGAGTCCGGAATTCCAGTCCGGCTAGGTGGGGAAACGACAGATCGAGACGTCTCACTTGGCAGAACTCAGTCAGAAGATGTTTACTATCTGGTCAGCACCAGCAGCAGCTCAATTTCCAACCTGTTCACATTTTCTGGCGCTGGATTAAACAATGGAGACGGTCACTGGACTTTAGAGAAAAGCGACTTGGCGGGATTACAGGTTTACTTTAGTCCTTCGATTGGCATGAGAAATCAAAGCGAAGCTAGTTTTGATTTAACAGCAGTCGCTGTCGAGGATGATGGAGACTGGGCAGTCAACACTACGACCTTCAAAGTTATTCTTCAACCCAACGAAGCGGGAGATACGATGACGATCCCCCCTTTGCCACCTCTTCTCGCCATCGGCCTTAATGCAGGGTTAGAAGATACAAAAATATCTCTGGGTAGCATCAGTGCCGTCGTCAATCCTGACGATCCTACCAATACAACTATCAGTGTTGCAATCTGGAGCATCCCTCCCAATGCTAAAGTGTTCGGTGCTCGGCTTAACCCCACCACTGGAAAATGGATATGCTCTGCTGCCAGTATCAATTCAGGTGCTGTTCAGATACTTCCGGGCCCAGACTATTCTGGTTCATTGATGTTGACTATTCAAGCCATCGCAACCAACCATTACGCCTTGTCAGCTCATAGTCCTGAACAAAAGCTTGAATTCATTGTAGACCCTGTGGCTGATGGTGCAGCTATTTCCATCTCTCCTAGCTCAGGCTTGGAAGATGAAATGGTCTCACTACGCGTTTCATTGACGGAGCTGGACGTTGATGGAAGTGAGCGAATTGGTCATTTTGCATACATAAAGATGACGAACGGGGCCACTCTTATAGGCAACTACACTGTCGTCACAGAGTATGACAATGACGCCTTCATTGGGACATTTTCCAACGCTTACTCACTGCGCGTACCATCAGAGGAGATTTCAGAATTGTCACTGAAGCCGGCCGCGAACTGGCATGGGACAATCACTCTAGAAATTTCAGTCCCGGTTGTAGAGCGTTtcgacgatgaagacggtGATCACGTCAAGGTCGCCCGAAA GACTCATTCAATTGAGATCAGTGCGTTAGCCGACATGCCCGACATTTCCGTTCCGTCCGTCACCACTATAGGTGACGAAGACACAGAAATTGCTATTGCATTTCTCGCGGCCAGTCTAACCGACACAATAATCGCGAATGGTCGTGAAATTCTCTCTGTTGTGATCAGTAATGTTCCAGAAAGTTCAACGTTCAACTCAGGATACAACAACGGGGATGGGAGTTGGGCAATTCCGACCGCAGCCCTAGACGGACTTTCTCTCTTACCCCCGGAACATTTCGCCGGAACTGTCAAACTGACACTTACAGCGTATGCATTGGAACTGGAGAATGGCAGCGAAAACAGTCAGAGCGGCGACTTTGATATCAACGTCCGTCCTGTGGCCGACCCTTTCCTCATGGTCGCGACAAGTATCAGTTTGCAAGCCAGTTCGGGAACTGTTGATATAGCGTTGAATTTGCGTCTGCAAGATACGCGCGGCGACAGCCCAGGAGAAATTCCACCCGAGATTGTCCAATTGGAGTTTCAAAATCTCCCTCGCGGTATATATCTTCGGGCCAGTCAGGGTGGTGGTGTTGTCACCACACCTGCCGGTACATTTGTGTTCGCCGGCTCGCAAGCCCAAGCCAACGCGTTGCGTCTTTTGGCCCGTAACGCTACAGAAGGCACCTACCAGATTGCCATCAGTGGTGTCACCGTTGATGGTGACAGTATCCTGTCACCAGCGGTGCGGGACTCTTTTAGGCTGACCATCTCCCCGTCAAACCAAACGTTGCCCGGCGTGGAACTGATAGGCACAAACGGGGCGGACAACCTGACTGGATCGATTGGACATGATATTTTGATGGGCTTGGAAGGTGCTGACCTCATGCGTGGAGGCGACGGTATGGATTGGCTGGCCGGTGGACCTGGCGCTGATGTGTTGACGGGAGGCAACGGCGCTGATGTCTTTTCGTGGAGCTCACTCGATTTGGACGGGTCAGTGGATCGCATAACTGATTTTGCTGTTGGGCAAGACCAGCTCGACCTTGTCAGCGCTCTGAACGGATACAATCAGCAATTATCGGATATTTCGAGCTTTCTCAGTGTCACTACTAGCAACAATGATGCAGTGATTTGGATCGACATTCAGGGAGGCGGGAATTTTTCCCGATTTGTGTTGCTGGAGAACTTGGCTGGAGTGAGTCTCAATGAACTGGTCTCGAATGGAAGCATCTTGGCTTAA
- a CDS encoding predicted protein, with amino-acid sequence MTDSTAAQALPEQGGVVDGPDSSDELYEGVYAKLVESVCIKVAAKMHRMAKSGELSYADLVAPKKRRLLYPGLYNSEVEVVAALDRYAVETPVSPLKTLRRVTNEPASSSPAPMVIEDRTESSVSISTRQQVQTDIWGRIPAKEPKELVACSICKRQVNGTRFAQHLDKCLGIGTMARAAASGSGSVRSGSK; translated from the coding sequence ATGACGGATTCGACGGCAGCTCAGGCCTTGCCAGAGCAGGGTGGGGTCGTCGATGGGCCTGACTCGAGCGATGAGTTGTATGAAGGTGTCTATGCGAAGCTGGTTGAGTCCGTCTGTATCAAAGTAGCTGCCAAAATGCATCGCATGGCCAAAAGTGGTGAGCTTTCTTACGCCGATTTGGTTGCCCCCAAGAAACGACGATTACTCTATCCTGGATTGTACAACAGCGAGGTCGAGGTTGTCGCGGCTCTGGATCGTTACGCAGTCGAAACGCCGGTTAGCCCACTCAAAACACTTCGTCGCGTCACAAATGAGCctgcgtcgtcgtcaccagCCCCTATGGTCATTGAAGATCGCACCGAAAGTTCGGTCAGCATTTCAACACGGCAACAAGTGCAGACCGATATCTGGGGGCGAATTCCGGCTAAAGAACCAAAGGAGTTGGTAGCCTGTTCAATTTGCAAACGCCAAGTTAATGGTACCCGCTTTGCGCAGCATCTGGATAAATGCTTGGGAATAGGAACAATGGCTCGAGCTGCGGCTTCTGGAAGTGGAAGTGTACGCAGTGGATCGAAATAA